A DNA window from Hymenobacter aquaticus contains the following coding sequences:
- a CDS encoding DUF4276 family protein, translated as MHIEFLLEEESAKAALDLLLPRLLPAGVTWWCHFHRGKTDLLHRLPGRLKTYARQLAGQPDLRVVILMDADTDCRRAKAELEKMVADAGLLTKATAAGRPYHILTRLAVQELEAWFLGDRDAIRAAYPRVRPQHFSGLPPDPDTIADTWETLLRVLQKADAGATKGKIRWAETIAPHLEPARNKSASFQVFRQGLAALSA; from the coding sequence ATGCACATCGAGTTTCTGCTGGAAGAAGAATCGGCCAAGGCCGCCCTGGATCTGCTGTTGCCCAGGCTGCTGCCGGCCGGGGTGACGTGGTGGTGCCATTTTCACCGGGGCAAAACCGACCTGCTGCACCGCTTGCCCGGCCGGCTGAAAACCTACGCCCGGCAGTTGGCCGGCCAGCCCGATTTGCGGGTGGTGATTCTGATGGATGCCGATACGGACTGCCGGCGGGCGAAGGCCGAGCTGGAGAAGATGGTAGCCGACGCGGGCCTGCTAACCAAAGCCACGGCGGCCGGGCGGCCTTACCATATTCTTACCCGGCTGGCGGTGCAGGAGCTGGAAGCCTGGTTTCTCGGCGACCGGGACGCTATTCGGGCGGCCTACCCCCGGGTCCGGCCCCAGCACTTCAGCGGCCTGCCCCCCGACCCGGATACCATAGCCGACACCTGGGAAACGCTGTTGCGGGTGTTGCAAAAGGCCGATGCCGGGGCCACGAAAGGAAAAATACGGTGGGCCGAAACCATTGCCCCGCACCTGGAGCCAGCCCGGAATAAGTCGGCCAGCTTTCAGGTTTTCCGGCAGGGGCTGGCGGCGTTATCGGCGTAA
- a CDS encoding energy transducer TonB: MTLLPLVSFGQETKQVNVKSQNPWQREEYSVLKSDPKVKHGLYRGYVGGAREVLAMEGYYTNGQKDSLWTLYNRWSNKPELQARGRYQQGQKVGVWEYYAGKNELEQRYDHTRGQLLLHKADEKSKITFTPVGTSAALEREAVYIGGITTVMNFIGTNVRYPVDALRAQKSGTVRIAFTIAPDGSVSNYRVAKSAFASLDEESLRVIKLVPATWVPAQAAGQPVAVECEIPVVYTVR, translated from the coding sequence TTGACCCTTCTTCCGCTCGTCAGCTTCGGGCAGGAAACCAAACAGGTAAACGTTAAATCTCAGAATCCCTGGCAGCGGGAGGAGTACTCGGTGCTGAAGTCGGATCCGAAGGTCAAGCACGGGCTATACCGTGGGTATGTAGGAGGCGCGCGGGAGGTGCTGGCAATGGAAGGGTATTACACCAACGGCCAGAAAGACAGTCTGTGGACGCTATACAACCGGTGGTCGAACAAGCCGGAGCTGCAGGCCCGGGGCCGCTACCAGCAAGGCCAGAAAGTGGGCGTGTGGGAATACTACGCGGGCAAGAATGAACTCGAACAGCGCTACGACCATACCCGGGGGCAGCTGCTGCTGCACAAGGCGGACGAGAAGTCTAAGATTACGTTTACCCCGGTGGGTACGTCAGCCGCTCTCGAACGGGAAGCCGTGTATATCGGCGGAATCACGACGGTGATGAACTTTATCGGGACCAACGTGCGGTACCCGGTAGACGCCCTGCGCGCCCAGAAGTCGGGCACGGTGCGCATCGCCTTTACCATTGCCCCGGATGGTTCGGTTTCTAATTATCGGGTGGCTAAGTCGGCTTTTGCTAGTCTGGATGAAGAATCGTTACGGGTCATAAAGCTCGTGCCGGCTACGTGGGTGCCGGCGCAGGCCGCCGGCCAGCCGGTGGCAGTCGAGTGTGAGATACCCGTAGTCTACACCGTGCGATAG
- a CDS encoding M50 family metallopeptidase: MKEKRQKGWMIGAFLAFWIVLFWALKGEDWKNQLQAQAAILQLSGPVLIGIWGSSLLVALRLIVLVHEAGHAVGALLAKFQIQKFYASWLRIERKATAWKVRFKKPEHKVGGLVEALPTHTRRLRSRYFLFIAGGPAATLLSGAAALIIHRILKDDAAAWLTLGGYLFTNFLLVFGWLSMLVALTNLLPVKSASGYLNDGTQLKHLYQGGPAMHQQLAILHLSSLPNRSTRPRDWDPALLEQLLAHPSNTALDCYAHLYAYSYYHDCNDAEALRLHLNEAIDRRHTTSVSMQQYLFAEGAYVAALHSQDAQQARYWLELAQQAKPFGKDEALFARAAVAYVEGRMHEADNWLQAAQKQLQEQPSSGSTLQAFERMDQLQTQIRQASRAAATAI; this comes from the coding sequence GTGAAGGAGAAACGCCAGAAAGGATGGATGATCGGAGCTTTCCTGGCTTTCTGGATCGTGTTATTCTGGGCACTAAAGGGGGAGGATTGGAAAAATCAGCTGCAAGCCCAGGCGGCTATTTTGCAACTGTCCGGGCCGGTCCTGATAGGCATTTGGGGTAGTAGCCTGCTGGTGGCCTTGCGGCTAATAGTGCTGGTGCACGAGGCAGGCCATGCCGTGGGAGCACTCCTGGCGAAATTCCAGATACAGAAGTTCTATGCTAGCTGGCTGCGCATCGAGCGGAAAGCAACCGCCTGGAAAGTCCGCTTCAAGAAACCGGAACATAAAGTGGGAGGCTTGGTCGAGGCGCTACCGACGCATACCCGGCGCCTACGCTCACGCTATTTCCTGTTCATTGCGGGAGGCCCGGCCGCTACGCTCCTCAGTGGAGCCGCGGCGCTGATAATACATCGGATACTGAAGGATGACGCTGCCGCCTGGCTAACGCTGGGAGGCTACCTGTTCACCAACTTCCTTTTGGTGTTCGGCTGGCTGTCTATGCTGGTAGCGCTAACAAACCTTTTACCGGTTAAGTCGGCTTCCGGCTATTTGAACGATGGCACCCAGCTGAAGCACCTATACCAAGGCGGCCCGGCCATGCACCAGCAGTTAGCCATTCTCCACCTTTCCAGCCTGCCCAACCGCAGTACCCGCCCCCGCGACTGGGACCCGGCGCTGCTTGAGCAGCTGCTGGCCCACCCCAGCAATACCGCCCTCGACTGCTACGCGCACCTGTACGCCTACAGCTACTACCACGACTGCAATGACGCCGAAGCGCTGCGCCTGCACCTCAATGAAGCCATCGACCGTCGCCATACCACCTCTGTGAGCATGCAGCAATACTTGTTTGCGGAAGGCGCGTATGTCGCCGCTTTGCATTCGCAGGACGCCCAGCAGGCCCGGTACTGGCTTGAGCTTGCCCAGCAGGCAAAGCCCTTTGGCAAAGACGAAGCCCTGTTTGCCCGAGCGGCCGTAGCCTACGTGGAAGGCCGGATGCACGAAGCCGACAACTGGCTGCAAGCCGCCCAGAAGCAGCTTCAGGAGCAACCCAGCAGCGGTAGCACCCTCCAAGCCTTCGAGCGAATGGACCAGCTGCAAACCCAGATTCGGCAGGCCTCTCGCGCGGCGGCTACCGCCATCTAA
- the mfd gene encoding transcription-repair coupling factor — translation MKVSDFLQLYSLDPTVLTVGARLNPATRHSLRPADAKADAPARLHLRGLVGSQDAVLAAALHQEFPDQHHLFILHDRDEAAYFLADLQHLAPDEEPLLFPSSYKRPYAFDETENANVLMRAEVLNKLNSHRGPKTAAEKASEDADDALPEGAEKSKKGKKISVKDTAGALIVTYPEALFEKVINKKSLVANTFIVKVGDKLDVNFISDMLAEYDFERSDFVYEAGQFAVRGGIVDIFSYANELPYRIELFGDEVETIRTFDPESQLSVEKRQQVSIIPNVQTKLLQETREAFLDFIPRNTAIWAKDVRQTLDIVEESFDRAEAGFKEMLAAAGGVQIVSKPEDLFESGKSFKKLLDGFPIVEFGKRFHFKAGAEEFSFSAKPQPSFNKDFSRLVKNLHDNQEKGFTNVIAAESVRQADRLRTIFDELDNNVQFQHLLLGLREGFVDDVLKLVVYTDHQLFERFYRAQEGRKFSKKKALTLKELRTLVPGDYVVHQDYGIARFAGLTQVEINDRLQEAIRLVYRDDDVLTVSIHALHKIAKYSGAEGTPPTMSKLGSPEWENKKKSVKKKVKDIAAELIRLYAKRKTAPGHAFARDSFMQAELESSFIYEDTPDQAKATEDVKHDMEQPHPMDRLVCGDVGFGKTEVAIRAAFKSVADGKQAAVLVPTTILAMQHYKTFRERLANLPVTVEYVNRFKTTKQIKETLARVAEGKTDILIGTHRLTNKDIKFKDLGLLIIDEEQKFGVKTKDKLKELKVNVDTLTLSATPIPRTLHFSLMGARDLSVIATPPPNRQPVQTELHVFDELLVRDAVARELKRGGQVFFVHNRVKDIDELANMILRLVPDARVTTIHGQMEGDQLEKRMMKFVDGEYDVLVSTNLIESGLDIPNANTIIINRAHMHGLSDLHQMRGRVGRSNKKAYCYLLTPPVAGLPSDARKRLSTLEEFSDLGDGFKVAMRDLDIRGAGNLLGGEQSGFINDLGFETYHQILDEAVQELKETEFRDLFLGDPTQRLQEAAATKGPKECNIETDLQILIPDNYVSNVSERLQLYSKLDRVKGPEELRKLVAGIVDRFGPLPQEVEQLADIVRLRWQACQVGFEKLTLKKNLLKGYIPATNNEAYFQGDQFGNILHYLQTHPRSASMKERKEQLIISIDEVKSVGAAKRILSELGSEEKVGV, via the coding sequence TTGAAGGTTTCCGATTTCCTCCAGCTCTACTCCCTTGACCCCACCGTGCTGACCGTGGGAGCCCGCCTGAACCCGGCCACCCGCCACTCCCTGCGCCCCGCCGACGCCAAGGCCGACGCACCCGCGCGCCTGCACCTGCGCGGCCTGGTGGGCAGCCAGGACGCCGTGCTGGCCGCCGCCCTGCACCAGGAGTTCCCGGATCAGCACCACCTCTTCATCCTCCACGACCGGGACGAGGCCGCCTACTTCCTGGCCGACCTCCAGCACCTGGCCCCCGACGAAGAGCCGCTCTTGTTCCCCAGCTCCTACAAGCGCCCCTACGCCTTCGACGAGACGGAAAACGCCAACGTGCTGATGCGGGCCGAGGTGCTCAACAAGCTCAATAGCCACCGGGGCCCGAAAACCGCCGCCGAAAAGGCCTCCGAGGATGCCGACGACGCCCTGCCGGAAGGCGCGGAGAAGAGCAAAAAGGGCAAGAAAATCAGCGTGAAGGATACGGCCGGGGCCCTCATCGTCACCTACCCCGAGGCGCTGTTCGAGAAGGTTATCAACAAGAAAAGCCTGGTGGCCAACACCTTTATTGTGAAGGTCGGCGACAAGCTCGACGTCAACTTTATCAGCGACATGCTGGCCGAGTACGACTTCGAGCGGAGCGACTTTGTGTACGAGGCGGGCCAGTTTGCCGTGCGCGGCGGTATCGTGGACATCTTCAGCTACGCCAACGAGCTGCCCTACCGCATCGAGCTGTTCGGCGACGAGGTGGAAACCATCCGCACCTTCGACCCCGAAAGCCAATTGTCGGTGGAGAAGCGCCAGCAGGTGAGCATCATCCCGAACGTGCAAACCAAGCTGCTCCAGGAAACCCGGGAGGCGTTTCTGGACTTCATCCCCCGCAACACCGCCATCTGGGCCAAGGACGTGCGCCAGACCCTGGACATTGTGGAGGAATCGTTCGACCGGGCCGAGGCGGGCTTCAAGGAAATGCTGGCCGCGGCCGGCGGCGTGCAGATCGTGAGCAAGCCCGAGGATTTGTTCGAGTCGGGCAAGTCGTTCAAGAAGCTGCTCGACGGGTTTCCCATCGTGGAGTTCGGCAAACGGTTTCACTTCAAGGCCGGGGCTGAGGAGTTTTCGTTCAGCGCCAAGCCCCAGCCCAGCTTCAACAAGGACTTCAGCCGCCTGGTCAAGAACCTGCACGACAACCAGGAAAAGGGCTTTACCAACGTCATTGCGGCCGAATCCGTCCGGCAGGCCGACCGGCTGCGCACCATCTTCGACGAGCTCGATAACAACGTGCAGTTTCAGCACCTGCTGCTGGGTTTGCGCGAGGGGTTCGTGGACGACGTGCTCAAGCTCGTGGTCTACACCGACCACCAGCTGTTTGAGCGGTTCTACCGGGCTCAGGAAGGCCGGAAGTTCTCCAAGAAAAAGGCCCTGACCCTGAAGGAGCTGCGCACCCTGGTGCCCGGCGACTACGTGGTGCACCAGGACTACGGCATTGCCCGCTTCGCCGGCCTCACCCAGGTCGAAATCAACGACCGGCTCCAGGAGGCCATCCGCCTCGTCTACCGCGACGACGACGTGCTGACCGTCAGCATCCACGCCCTGCACAAGATTGCCAAGTACTCCGGGGCCGAGGGCACGCCGCCCACCATGAGTAAGCTGGGCTCCCCGGAGTGGGAAAACAAGAAGAAGTCGGTTAAGAAAAAGGTCAAGGACATTGCCGCCGAGCTGATCCGGCTCTACGCCAAGCGCAAAACCGCGCCCGGCCACGCCTTTGCCCGCGACTCCTTTATGCAGGCCGAGCTGGAATCCAGCTTTATATATGAGGACACGCCCGACCAGGCCAAGGCCACCGAGGACGTGAAGCACGACATGGAGCAGCCCCACCCCATGGACCGCCTCGTGTGCGGCGACGTGGGCTTCGGCAAAACCGAGGTAGCCATCCGGGCCGCGTTCAAGTCGGTGGCCGATGGCAAGCAGGCGGCCGTGCTGGTGCCCACTACCATCCTGGCCATGCAGCACTACAAAACCTTCCGCGAGCGGCTCGCCAACCTGCCCGTGACGGTGGAGTACGTGAACCGCTTCAAGACCACCAAGCAAATCAAGGAGACGCTGGCCCGGGTGGCCGAGGGCAAAACCGACATCCTCATCGGCACCCACCGCCTCACCAACAAGGACATCAAGTTCAAGGACCTGGGGTTGCTCATCATCGACGAAGAGCAGAAGTTCGGGGTCAAGACCAAGGACAAGCTCAAGGAGCTGAAGGTGAACGTGGACACGCTAACCCTCTCGGCCACGCCCATTCCGCGCACCCTGCACTTCTCCCTGATGGGCGCCCGCGACCTGTCGGTTATTGCCACGCCCCCGCCGAACCGCCAGCCGGTTCAGACCGAGCTGCACGTCTTCGACGAGCTGCTGGTGCGCGACGCCGTGGCCCGCGAATTGAAGCGCGGCGGCCAGGTGTTCTTCGTGCACAACCGGGTGAAGGACATCGACGAGCTGGCCAACATGATTCTGCGCCTCGTGCCCGACGCCCGCGTCACCACCATCCACGGGCAGATGGAAGGCGACCAGCTCGAAAAGCGCATGATGAAGTTCGTCGACGGCGAGTACGACGTGCTGGTGAGCACCAACCTGATTGAGTCGGGCCTCGACATCCCGAACGCCAACACCATCATCATCAACCGCGCCCACATGCACGGCCTCTCCGACCTGCACCAGATGCGGGGCCGCGTGGGCCGCTCCAACAAAAAGGCCTACTGCTACCTGCTCACCCCGCCCGTGGCCGGCCTGCCCAGTGATGCCCGCAAGCGCCTGAGCACCCTGGAAGAATTTTCCGACCTCGGCGACGGCTTCAAGGTAGCCATGCGCGACCTGGACATTCGCGGGGCCGGCAACCTGCTGGGCGGCGAGCAGTCAGGCTTTATCAACGACCTGGGCTTCGAAACCTACCACCAGATCCTGGACGAGGCCGTGCAGGAGCTCAAGGAAACCGAGTTCCGCGACCTGTTCCTCGGCGACCCCACCCAGCGCCTCCAGGAAGCCGCCGCCACCAAGGGTCCCAAGGAGTGCAACATCGAAACCGACCTGCAAATCCTCATCCCCGATAACTACGTGAGCAACGTCTCCGAGCGCCTCCAGCTCTACAGCAAGCTCGACCGGGTGAAAGGCCCCGAGGAGCTGCGCAAGCTCGTGGCCGGCATCGTGGACCGCTTCGGCCCCCTGCCCCAGGAGGTCGAGCAGCTGGCCGACATCGTGCGCCTGCGCTGGCAGGCCTGCCAGGTGGGCTTCGAAAAGCTCACCCTCAAGAAAAACCTGCTCAAAGGCTACATCCCGGCCACCAACAACGAAGCCTACTTCCAGGGCGACCAGTTCGGCAACATCCTCCACTACCTCCAGACCCACCCCCGCTCCGCCTCCATGAAGGAGCGCAAGGAACAGCTCATCATCAGCATCGACGAGGTAAAAAGCGTGGGCGCAGCCAAGCGGATTCTGAGCGAGCTGGGCAGTGAAGAGAAGGTGGGGGTGTGA
- a CDS encoding metal-dependent hydrolase: MRGSSHLAIGLITGVAVGGLVAGVPFSPAGIALAGFSALAPDLDHPSSRLSKRLSFSQNYVRFAFALVALGLAGYTHYMLPLGSSDRRMGFTAALAFGLIGVAMQGGSARKLALMFTGICTGLAGLYFGFLWLSLLGTFVALAPYTSHRTWTHTIWATALWTYIGYLANNTLGWHGVAHFAGAGYASHLVADSLTKAGVKWFMPLSDYSFKIPLIRTGSTAGNLLEVGICVGYAAVVLVLIVAGLHF; the protein is encoded by the coding sequence GTGCGCGGTTCTTCTCATCTGGCCATTGGCCTGATTACTGGCGTGGCCGTGGGCGGCCTGGTGGCGGGCGTGCCGTTTTCCCCCGCCGGCATTGCCCTGGCCGGCTTTTCGGCCCTGGCTCCCGACCTCGACCACCCCAGCTCCCGCCTGAGCAAGCGCCTGAGCTTTTCGCAGAACTACGTGCGCTTTGCCTTCGCGCTCGTGGCCCTGGGCCTGGCCGGCTACACGCACTACATGCTGCCCCTGGGCTCGTCCGACCGGCGTATGGGCTTCACCGCGGCCCTGGCGTTCGGCCTGATCGGGGTGGCCATGCAGGGCGGCTCGGCCCGCAAGCTGGCCCTCATGTTCACCGGCATCTGCACCGGCCTGGCTGGGCTCTACTTCGGGTTTCTGTGGCTGAGTCTGCTGGGGACGTTCGTGGCGCTGGCGCCCTACACCTCCCACCGCACCTGGACGCACACCATCTGGGCCACCGCCCTGTGGACCTACATCGGCTACCTGGCCAACAACACCCTGGGCTGGCACGGCGTGGCCCACTTTGCCGGGGCTGGCTACGCGTCCCACCTCGTGGCCGACTCCCTGACCAAAGCCGGGGTGAAGTGGTTTATGCCCCTGTCCGACTACTCCTTCAAGATTCCGCTGATCCGGACCGGCTCGACGGCCGGCAACCTGCTGGAAGTTGGCATTTGCGTGGGCTACGCGGCCGTCGTGCTGGTGCTCATCGTCGCCGGCCTGCATTTCTAA
- a CDS encoding NYN domain-containing protein: MNQMNSPLIRIGVFYDGNYFLKISDYYYFQHERKARISLEGLHEYIRHQVAEEEDVDVRLSQITDAHFFRGRLSATEARDKDRLFHDRLLDDILMNLSIATHYMPLKTRDGRLQEKGIDVWLALEALELALHKSFDVIVLIAGDSDYVPLIKKLNTIGTRVMLLNWDFKYVDFKGENRVTRASQQLLEHVTYPVAMHDVIDSGLSSSDELIESLFVNTPEPVAFPSVKPVRPTGPTAAGPVGTVGISTIKNLKNGFGFVVMPPNNLFFSYADMAEGDFNDLREGDWVEFTVGRNHRDEDCARNVRKVQPPQEGDGDEYEEHEHQSASSDLL, from the coding sequence ATGAACCAGATGAATAGCCCACTGATAAGGATCGGCGTCTTTTACGACGGCAATTATTTCCTGAAAATCAGTGATTACTACTACTTTCAGCACGAGCGCAAAGCTCGGATTAGTTTAGAAGGCCTGCACGAGTACATCCGGCATCAGGTCGCCGAAGAGGAAGACGTTGATGTGCGCCTGAGCCAGATTACGGACGCGCATTTCTTCCGCGGCCGCCTGTCGGCCACCGAGGCCCGCGACAAAGACCGGCTGTTTCACGACCGGCTGCTGGACGACATTCTGATGAACCTGAGCATCGCCACGCACTACATGCCGCTCAAAACCCGCGACGGTCGTCTGCAGGAAAAGGGCATCGACGTGTGGCTGGCCCTGGAAGCCCTCGAACTGGCCCTGCACAAGAGCTTCGACGTAATCGTGCTCATCGCCGGCGACTCGGACTACGTGCCCCTGATCAAGAAGCTCAACACCATCGGCACCCGCGTGATGCTGCTGAACTGGGACTTCAAATACGTGGACTTCAAAGGCGAAAACCGTGTAACCCGCGCCTCGCAGCAGCTGCTGGAGCACGTGACCTACCCCGTGGCCATGCACGACGTCATCGACAGCGGCCTGTCGAGCAGCGACGAGCTGATCGAGAGCCTGTTCGTGAATACGCCCGAGCCCGTGGCTTTCCCCTCGGTGAAGCCGGTGCGCCCCACGGGCCCCACGGCCGCTGGTCCGGTGGGTACGGTGGGCATCAGCACCATCAAGAACCTCAAGAACGGCTTCGGCTTCGTGGTCATGCCGCCCAATAACCTGTTCTTCAGCTACGCCGACATGGCCGAAGGCGACTTCAACGACCTGCGTGAAGGCGACTGGGTGGAGTTTACGGTGGGCCGCAACCACCGCGACGAAGACTGCGCCCGCAACGTGCGCAAGGTGCAGCCCCCGCAGGAAGGTGACGGCGACGAGTACGAAGAGCACGAGCACCAGTCGGCCTCGTCGGATCTGCTCTAA
- a CDS encoding PaaI family thioesterase yields MDPSFDVATLVAIYNQINHYGRTNGMQLTVTSPGQVEYTMTVRPDHLSSPGTCHGGVIAGLMDAALGAAALTLSFQSGELVSTVEFKINYLHPVRLHDFLVARARVDHSGKTLIVSSAEITCASRELVVARGMGTFNRYPADKRDFHRLLFPDVDNGPAEL; encoded by the coding sequence ATGGACCCCTCCTTCGACGTCGCTACGCTGGTAGCTATTTATAATCAGATCAACCACTACGGGCGCACCAACGGCATGCAGCTCACGGTGACCAGTCCCGGCCAGGTAGAGTACACCATGACGGTGCGCCCCGACCACCTCTCGTCGCCGGGCACCTGCCACGGGGGCGTCATTGCCGGCCTGATGGATGCGGCCCTGGGCGCGGCGGCCCTCACTCTCTCCTTCCAGAGCGGCGAGCTGGTCTCGACCGTGGAGTTTAAGATCAACTACCTGCACCCCGTGCGCCTGCACGACTTTCTGGTGGCCAGAGCCCGCGTCGACCACTCGGGCAAAACCCTGATTGTGAGCAGCGCCGAAATAACCTGCGCCAGCCGCGAGCTGGTCGTGGCCCGGGGTATGGGTACCTTCAACCGCTACCCGGCCGACAAGCGCGACTTCCACCGCCTGCTGTTCCCCGACGTCGACAACGGCCCCGCCGAGCTGTAG
- a CDS encoding DUF962 domain-containing protein, giving the protein MSAAPLSFAEFYPRYLREHSKRGTRVLHFLGTTLFLTAFVLALVWQRFNLIPLGIVAAYGFAWIGHFFVERNRPATFQHPWYSLLGDFRLYFDLLRGRERF; this is encoded by the coding sequence ATGTCTGCTGCGCCCCTTTCCTTCGCCGAGTTTTATCCGCGCTACCTGCGCGAGCACAGCAAGCGCGGCACCCGGGTGCTGCACTTCCTCGGCACCACGCTGTTTCTGACGGCCTTCGTGCTGGCGCTGGTGTGGCAGCGCTTCAACCTGATTCCGCTGGGCATCGTGGCGGCTTACGGCTTTGCCTGGATCGGTCACTTTTTCGTGGAGCGCAACCGGCCGGCTACGTTTCAGCACCCCTGGTATTCGCTGCTCGGCGACTTCCGGCTGTACTTCGACCTGCTGCGCGGCCGGGAGCGTTTCTAA
- a CDS encoding GNAT family N-acetyltransferase → MPIRAPHSPADFAAYYQLRYQVLRQPWHQPPGSERADDDAAPTTIHALYADAQGHVAGVARLHPSGPGQAQVRYMAVDAAHQGQGIGGQLLAYLEDAARRQGLTECVLHARQAAVPFYERQGYRVVAPSHTLFGSIPHFLMRKDL, encoded by the coding sequence ATGCCCATCCGTGCCCCCCACTCCCCCGCCGACTTCGCCGCCTACTACCAGCTTCGTTACCAGGTGCTGCGCCAGCCCTGGCACCAGCCCCCGGGCTCGGAGCGGGCCGACGACGACGCGGCCCCCACGACCATTCACGCCCTCTACGCCGACGCGCAGGGCCACGTAGCCGGCGTAGCCCGCCTCCACCCCAGCGGCCCCGGCCAGGCCCAGGTGCGCTACATGGCCGTCGATGCGGCGCATCAGGGGCAGGGCATCGGCGGGCAGCTGCTGGCGTACCTGGAAGATGCCGCCCGTCGCCAGGGCCTCACCGAGTGCGTGCTGCACGCCCGCCAGGCAGCCGTGCCGTTTTATGAGCGGCAGGGCTACCGGGTCGTGGCGCCCTCGCACACGCTGTTTGGCTCCATCCCGCACTTTCTGATGCGCAAAGACTTGTAG
- a CDS encoding YajQ family cyclic di-GMP-binding protein, with the protein MPSFDIVSKVDPQTLENAVNTAKKELQTRYDLRDTKGGIELDKKANTIQLSSENSMRVKALEDILLGRVVKQGLDGTCLDFSAEEQPSGNLVKKTIKVRAGIDKEASRKIMKLIKDSKIKVDAQTQDEQIRVSSKKIDELQQVIALLRQKSAEVGQPLQFVNMK; encoded by the coding sequence ATGCCTTCTTTCGACATTGTAAGCAAAGTAGACCCCCAAACGCTGGAAAACGCGGTAAACACGGCTAAGAAGGAGCTGCAAACCCGCTACGACCTGCGCGACACGAAAGGCGGCATCGAGCTGGACAAGAAGGCCAACACGATTCAGCTGAGCTCGGAAAACTCGATGCGGGTAAAAGCATTGGAAGACATTCTGCTGGGCCGCGTGGTGAAGCAGGGCCTGGATGGCACCTGCCTCGACTTTTCGGCCGAGGAGCAGCCTTCCGGCAACCTGGTGAAGAAAACCATCAAGGTGCGCGCCGGCATCGACAAGGAAGCCAGCCGCAAGATCATGAAGCTTATCAAGGACAGCAAAATCAAGGTCGATGCCCAAACCCAGGACGAGCAGATCCGGGTGTCGAGCAAAAAGATTGACGAGCTCCAGCAGGTTATTGCCCTGCTGCGGCAGAAGTCGGCCGAAGTGGGACAGCCGCTGCAATTCGTGAATATGAAATAA
- a CDS encoding TerC family protein, protein MFDFSVFSSPQAWVSLLTLTFMEIVLGIDNIIFISIVVNRLSPEQQKRGRTIGLLLALLIRIGLLMSISWIVGLKAPLFHIDVPWADHDFGVTGRDIILLIGGLFLIGKSTTEIHTKLQGEEEEAGATPTYSSMGRIIVQIVLIDIVFSFDSILTAVGLVDNVLIMILAVVLSMGVMLVFSGVVGEFVNRNPTIKMLALSFLIMIGVMLVMEAFHKEIEKGYIYFAMFFSLLVELLNMRLRKKAKPVQLRESQYD, encoded by the coding sequence GTGTTCGACTTTTCTGTTTTTTCCAGCCCTCAGGCGTGGGTTAGCTTGCTTACCCTCACGTTCATGGAAATCGTGCTGGGCATCGACAACATCATCTTCATTTCCATCGTCGTCAACCGGCTGAGTCCGGAACAGCAGAAGCGGGGGCGCACCATCGGTTTGTTGCTGGCCCTGCTCATCCGCATCGGCTTGTTGATGAGTATTTCCTGGATTGTGGGCCTGAAAGCGCCGCTTTTCCACATCGACGTGCCGTGGGCCGACCACGACTTCGGCGTGACCGGGCGCGACATTATCCTGCTCATCGGGGGCTTGTTCCTGATTGGCAAGAGCACCACCGAAATCCACACCAAGCTACAGGGCGAGGAAGAGGAAGCCGGGGCTACGCCCACCTACAGCTCCATGGGCCGCATCATCGTCCAGATCGTACTGATTGACATCGTGTTCAGCTTCGACTCGATTCTGACGGCCGTGGGCCTGGTCGACAACGTGCTGATTATGATTCTGGCCGTGGTGCTGTCGATGGGCGTGATGCTGGTTTTCTCGGGCGTGGTCGGCGAGTTCGTCAACCGCAACCCCACCATCAAGATGCTGGCCCTGTCGTTCCTGATTATGATTGGGGTGATGCTGGTGATGGAAGCCTTCCACAAGGAAATCGAGAAAGGCTACATCTACTTCGCCATGTTCTTCTCCTTGCTGGTGGAGCTGCTCAACATGCGGCTGCGCAAAAAAGCCAAGCCCGTGCAGCTGCGCGAGTCGCAGTACGACTAA